In Granulicella mallensis MP5ACTX8, the sequence GCAAGACACTGCGATTCGTCCAAGGCCGCATAGACAAGAAGGCTGTGTCGAGATATCCAAGGGAGTACAACCGCAGCAATGCAGGGTAGATCCAGCTATCGACAGGAATATAAGCTGAACCCAAAGCTTCTTTGCTCTTATCTCCATCAAACGATTCTTGACGAGAATTTCCGGCCTCGATAGAAGAGCGAGCAGCTAAAACAGCCGTTGGATGCTCGGAACCGTCGGAGCTTACGGAACTGGCCCTGAATTCCGGAACAGTTGCTGCAATAGGGATATACCTGGCGCTAAATTCGGCAGGTGAGCTTTCCTGCGCACCTATCATAGGCATATAGACTTGAGCCACGACGACGACACAAAATAGGCTCGCAGATCTAGCTATTGAAGAGAGAGACATAAAACCTCGCTGTTGCCCAGAGCTTCACCCGCGAGCGTTTACGCTGACACTCAGGCCGGTTTCTTACTGGAGTTCTTTGAATTGTAAGTTTGGCGGATTGCCAATATTCAGAGACACAAAAATGCAGCGAAATCGATCAGTTCGTGATTAACCATCGCATCGTCCACGGCATCCTCTTACCGGAAGAAATCTCAGCACTGATGTTCGCCATGAGCCGGACTAAAGAAGCTTCGCAAAGGCTGATAAAGCACCTTAGATACATGGCTAGACTATCCCAAGCAATGATCAGCTGCAATCGCAGGCACCTGCAACTGCTGTGGAATCAACGTTCAAAAAAAGAGGGAATGGAATAGCAAGTTCACAAAGCAAGCTGATGGCGGAGGGAGAGGGATTCGAACCCCTGACGCAAAGCGCGGTGTAAACATTTATGGCGGAGGGAGAGGGATTCGAACCCCCGTAGCCCGTTAAGGCTAAGCGGTTTTCAAGACCGCCTGTTTCAACCACTCACACATCCCTCCGCATATTTACGCGGCTTGTGCCATCTGCTCTCTCAAGGGTAGCAGCAAAGCCTGTCGATCTAAAACCCCTGAGAGCAAGAACCAGGCTTGAACACATATGGCTTCGTGGCACAATAGCCAATCTTTCGTTAGGATGAGGCGTTGGCTGGGCGGATCACCTGCCAAATCCAAGTGGACGGACTCTCCTTCGTGACGAAAAAGCATTCCATAGCCGTGGTGTCTTTGCTCATCGTGGCGGCTGCGGTTTCTTTTCTATTTCTGCATCACCAGGAACCGCCCAAAACCGCTATCGCACAGCAGTATGCGGATCCCGCCTCCTGTACGCAGTGTCATGCCACCGAAGCTGCCGGATATGCTCGCACCGGAATGGCTCACGCCTTCTACAAACCCAAGGCCAGCGATACCGTCGAGAGCCCCGCCCGCGATCGTCAGTTTTACCACGCTGCATCCGGCAGCTATTACACGCTGACGCAACATGACGGCAAGTACTATCAGCGCCGCTGGCAAAAGGGGTTTGACGGTAATCCTGAGAATGTCGAAGAGCTGTTGATCGACTACATCATGGGTTCGGGAAATCATGTGAAGACCTACTTGCATCGCGAGCAGGATGGAACGCTGATCGAACTGCCGCTAGCCTGGTACGCCGAAGGCGGAGGTCACTGGGGGATGAATCCCGGCTTCGACAATGCACACCCGATGACACGCCGTCCCATCGCCTACGAGTGTATGTTCTGCCACAACGCGTATCCACAGATTCCGCCCATCGCGCATCGTGATCTCTCGGCAAATTCCGTATACAGGGGTGCCTTGCCGGAAGGCATTGATTGCCAGCGCTGCCATGGGCCGGGAGCCGCACACGTCAAAGCCGCGCAAACTCCAGGGACGTCTCTGCAGCAAATTCGCGCCCAGATTCTCAATCCAACTCATTTGAGCAACGATCGCCAGATGGAGGTTTGTGAGCAGTGCCATCTCGAAACCACCAGCCAACCGTTGCCAGATCGCATTCGACACTACGATCAGGAACCTTTCGGCTACAGAGCAGATCAGCCGCTCGCCAGCTTCAATGCGTACTTCGCCCGGGACCCGGACCATGGCCGCACCGATAACTTCGAGATCGTGGATGCACCTTACCGGCTTCGTCAATCGCAGTGCTATCTCAAGAGTCAGGGAGCACTGACGTGCGAGACCTGCCATAACCCTCACGACCTGCACAAAGGGCCTGAATCGGTTACGTACTACGCCAACATCTGCATGAAGTGTCATGGCGCAAACCTGCCTGAGAAGATCGCGCAGCATCAGCACCCTGCCTCCAACGATTGCGTCTCGTGCCATATGCCAAAACGCAGAACCGAAGATGTCGTTCATGCCGTCATGACGGACCATCTGATCCAGCGCTTCGCACCGCAGGCGAAGGTGTTGCTGGCAGACCGGCAGGAGGTTCCGGAGACGCCTGTGACGGCCTATCATGGCCCGGTAAAACGCTACCTCCTGGATCGCGAAGATGCCTCCCCGGATGATGACCTATACAACGCCGCGGCGCAGATCATCGACGGAAGCAATCTCGAAGCAGGGATTCCCGCACTGGCGGATTTGATTCGAACGAAATCCCCCAGTCAACCCAACTTTTCCATCGAGCTGGGTGACGCCATGCGGCACACCGGCAACCTTCCAGGCGCAATCGATGCTTATCGGCAGGCGCTCAAGCTCGATCCCCTGTCTTCACGGGCCCAGCGACGGCTCGGCGTCGCACTGGGGAATGCCGGACAGACCGATGAAGCGCTCACCGTCTTACAGGGCGCCATCGACCATGAACCTGATAACGCCCTGCTCTGGTACGAGAAGGCGTTGATTGAATCGAGACGTGGAGATTCGGATAAGGCAGTCGCCGACCTTCGCAAGACACTGGAACTCAAACCCGACTTCGCCGACGCACAAAACACCCTGGGGTCCGTTCTCGCGCAGTCCGGAGATATACAGCATGCCGAAACAGCCTTCCGCGCAGCCCTGACGATCAATCCCTATGACTCAGCGACCCGAGCGAATCTTGGGCGTCTGCTGGCGGGCACAGGCGATTGGAAGCAGGCTGCGTTCCATCTGCAAAAAGCCGTCCAGCTTGATCCAGCCAACGTCAATGCTCATGGGGACTACGCTGTTGCGCTCCTGCAACTGAAGCGTCTTCCAGAGGCCAAGACAGAAGCAGAAGCCGCGCTGAAGATCAATCCGGAGTTCGGACCGGCGCAGCTCAATCTGGCTGAGATCCTCCTGCAACAGGGACAGGCACGCATGGCCTTGCCTCTGCTGGAGAAGGCAGCACACTCTGCCGCGCCTGGAGTTGCGGAACAGGCACAGACGATCCTTCAGCAGCTAGGAACGCGATAGCCTCCTGCTCGATTGATTGAGGAGAAACAAGCACCGTTCTGTCGAGATTTGGGGAAGACAGGGCTTTTGATGACATCAAGTAATCGTTTTCTCTAATTTCATTGCGGCCATGCATCGTTTTGAAAGGCATTGCGTTCCTGGAAGGACTATGTCCAGGGATGTATTTGTGTAACTTTCAAGCGCGGAAGACGTCCCATCTTCAGAATTTCCACAACTTCCCTGACCGCTCTTGCAACCGGATGAATAGGCATTTTGGCCTGTTTTTGGATTTAAGTTGACAACGTTCCTCTCTCTGTTTTCTTATGAGCCTCGCATCAGTTTGCTCCAAGAAAACCGCTTGTTCTAGATAGATCGCAATGTTCCGGGCCTTCGATTCTGAACCACACGACGGTCAACAAAGTTTAAGTTTGTGCATGCCTGGATGCACCAAAGTATTTCGGAGGCTAGTTTCATGAACATCCATCAACGGGTACAAAGAATCCCGGATCAACTCAGCGGCACGGTACGACTTTTGGTAGTCGCAGCGGTATTGGCACTGACCGCCTGGGGGACCTTCCCTGGTCTCATCCCCGGAGCCGGCGTAGCTTACGCCCAGAACACCAACGCGACCATCCGCGGCGGGGTCCTCGACCCGACCGGAGCTCTCGTACCCAACGCTAAGGTCCTTATCGTCAACCAAGACACAGGCGTAACGGTCTTCAATGGCGTTACGGACTCTTCAGGCGACTTTGTAGCGCCCCAGGTCATCCCTGGCACCTACCGGGTGACGGTGACCTCGCCCGGGCTGAAGCAATCTGTCGTAAACGATCTCATTGCCACTGTTGCCCAGGTCACCTCGATCAACGTCAACCTGCAACTCGGCCAGGAGACAGAGACAGTAACCGTCGAATCCAGAAGTGAAGAACTTGACCGCAGCACTTCGGACGTATCGACGCTCATCGCCCCGACCGAGGTTCAAAACCTCCCCTTGCAACAGCGCGCTACAGAGAACCTGTTGACATTCATCCCAGGCGCCGCACACGGCGGAGCCGGGGATACGCCGAATACCTCTCAACTCTCGATCAACGGCAGCCGCACCCTGAACACAGAAGTTCTGCTGAACGGAGTTTCGACGATCGTTGCCTCGACCGGAAGCCCGGCGACCCTGCCCTCACCGGATGGTGTGGACTCGTTCCGCGTCCTCACGACCAACGCGCCAGCCGAGTACGGCCGCACCTCGGGTGCTGTCATCTCCGTGAATACGATCTCCGGCACCAACGTCTATCACGGCAACGTCTACTTCCTGCTGCGTAACGAAGCCCTCGATGCCAATCAGTACTTTCATAAAGACACCATCAACCTGAAGACCGGAGCTGTCACGCCGCGCAATCGTGACCGCTTTTTTCAAATGGGCGGCTCCATAGGTGGTCCGGTCCGAATCCCTCATCTTTATAACGGTCACGATAAGACGTTCTTCTTCGTCAACTACGACCGGACAATCACACCCAACTCGACGACTCTTTCATTTACGGTTCCCACTGCAGCGCAGCGTTCGGGCGATTTCTCCAACGCGTCGGCTCCTATCGGCCTCAATGGCCAATCACGCAACCCTCAGACGATTTACCAACCTACGGGAAAATCCTCCCCTGCTTTTGGAGGCAACCAGGTTACAGGTATCGATCCGGCAGCGGCAAAGATCCTCGCGTTACTTCCACTACCAAATACCCTTGGAACCTATGACCTGACAAACAACCGCTACACCGGCAATTGGACCTCTCTGCAAAACCTGACGGGCCATGTTCTCAAGCTGGCAGCCCGCGTCGATGAGAATCTCACGCTCAAAGACAGACTAAGCTTCAACGTCTACCGCTTTACAACCTCGTCCCCCAATGCGGTTTCCTGGGAAAGCCCCCTGCTCAACACTACGTGGGATTGCACCTGCAACAATGCGTGGCTCCCATCTGTCGATTACACGCGTACGTGGACTCCGACTCTCGTGATGGACCTGAATATGGGCTTCTTCCGCAACGTTGTGCTCCGCAATCCTCCGGGAGCCGGCATGAATGCGTCGCAGCAGCTTGGAATCGCATCTCTGCCGCTCGACCAGACTCCTCAAATCACCGACCCCGGTTTCGATAATATTGGCGCGGATACCAATACGAACCAGGTCAACATCACCAACACCTATAGCCCTTTTGGAACTGTCACAAAAACCGTTGGTCCTCATACCTTCAAGGTCGGCGCGTCGCTGCGAAAGAATGAATTCAACTCGTTCAATCCAGCTACAAGCCCCGAAGGAACGATAGCTTTTGATGGCTCCATTACCAATCATGGCGCCTCCGGAAATCCAAATACAGGAATTGCTGATTTCCTCCTCGGTCAGATCAAGACCGCCAGCTACGAACAACCCCAGCCCCCGACGGGCAGGCGCAATTATAATTTCGGGATTTTCTTACAGGACGATTGGAAGGTCACGCCAAAGCTGACCCTCAATCTCGGCGTTCGCTACGAGTATGAGTCGTCGCTGACCATCGCTACCAACATCTATAGCCGTATCGACCCAAACACCGGGCAATTGCTGGCGGCTGGTCTCAACGGCGTCTCTCGTTCCCTGAATGTCACCACTCCCAGAGCTGATGTCTCTCCGAGAATTGGTTTGGCTTATAGCCTTGACAACAAAACTGTCATCCGCGCCGCGTTCGGAACCTTTTATGGAACCATCTTCCAAAATCTAGGAGGCCAGCTCGCCTATCCGGGATTTGACAACACCATCAGCTATAACAACCTGGGAACGGCAGTCGCACAACCCTTCACCCTTTCTCAAGGGCTTCCGCTTGCTCCTCCACCCAACCTGCAGAATCCTTTCGCCGCGCTAGTGACCAGCTCGGCCAGTAACCCCTACTCCGTTGCCGTCTCATTCAATGACCAAAGCCACATGCCGCTGGTTCAACAGTGGAATGCCGGCTTCGAGCGTCAGTTGCCTCTCGCTCTGACGTTGGAGGTCAACTATGTCGGAAACCATGCATTGCATCTTTCCTACAACCTGAATGAGAATGTTGTTCCACTTTCGGCTGTACCTGCCGTAACGCAAGCTAACACCAGTCTCGCAACGCAGCAGGCATCACCTTTTCCAAACCTCAAACAGTTCCAAACGAACAACAATATTGGAGCCTCCAACTACAACGGGTTGCAGGTAAGCGTTCACCGTCAGTTCAACAAGCAACTGGCCATTCTCTCGAACTACACCTATGCCAAGAGTGAAGATGACGGCAGCACCATCTACAACTTTTCGGCCCCGAATGGAACCGCAAACTCGCAGTATGCTGTCGATAGTCCGAACCGCATCAAGGACTTCACTGTCAGCAATATCGATGTGAAGCACGTCTTGAATATCGCCGTGGTGTATACGACTCCGGGTCCGTGGTGGCTGCGCGACTGGCA encodes:
- a CDS encoding tetratricopeptide repeat protein translates to MTKKHSIAVVSLLIVAAAVSFLFLHHQEPPKTAIAQQYADPASCTQCHATEAAGYARTGMAHAFYKPKASDTVESPARDRQFYHAASGSYYTLTQHDGKYYQRRWQKGFDGNPENVEELLIDYIMGSGNHVKTYLHREQDGTLIELPLAWYAEGGGHWGMNPGFDNAHPMTRRPIAYECMFCHNAYPQIPPIAHRDLSANSVYRGALPEGIDCQRCHGPGAAHVKAAQTPGTSLQQIRAQILNPTHLSNDRQMEVCEQCHLETTSQPLPDRIRHYDQEPFGYRADQPLASFNAYFARDPDHGRTDNFEIVDAPYRLRQSQCYLKSQGALTCETCHNPHDLHKGPESVTYYANICMKCHGANLPEKIAQHQHPASNDCVSCHMPKRRTEDVVHAVMTDHLIQRFAPQAKVLLADRQEVPETPVTAYHGPVKRYLLDREDASPDDDLYNAAAQIIDGSNLEAGIPALADLIRTKSPSQPNFSIELGDAMRHTGNLPGAIDAYRQALKLDPLSSRAQRRLGVALGNAGQTDEALTVLQGAIDHEPDNALLWYEKALIESRRGDSDKAVADLRKTLELKPDFADAQNTLGSVLAQSGDIQHAETAFRAALTINPYDSATRANLGRLLAGTGDWKQAAFHLQKAVQLDPANVNAHGDYAVALLQLKRLPEAKTEAEAALKINPEFGPAQLNLAEILLQQGQARMALPLLEKAAHSAAPGVAEQAQTILQQLGTR
- a CDS encoding TonB-dependent receptor yields the protein MNIHQRVQRIPDQLSGTVRLLVVAAVLALTAWGTFPGLIPGAGVAYAQNTNATIRGGVLDPTGALVPNAKVLIVNQDTGVTVFNGVTDSSGDFVAPQVIPGTYRVTVTSPGLKQSVVNDLIATVAQVTSINVNLQLGQETETVTVESRSEELDRSTSDVSTLIAPTEVQNLPLQQRATENLLTFIPGAAHGGAGDTPNTSQLSINGSRTLNTEVLLNGVSTIVASTGSPATLPSPDGVDSFRVLTTNAPAEYGRTSGAVISVNTISGTNVYHGNVYFLLRNEALDANQYFHKDTINLKTGAVTPRNRDRFFQMGGSIGGPVRIPHLYNGHDKTFFFVNYDRTITPNSTTLSFTVPTAAQRSGDFSNASAPIGLNGQSRNPQTIYQPTGKSSPAFGGNQVTGIDPAAAKILALLPLPNTLGTYDLTNNRYTGNWTSLQNLTGHVLKLAARVDENLTLKDRLSFNVYRFTTSSPNAVSWESPLLNTTWDCTCNNAWLPSVDYTRTWTPTLVMDLNMGFFRNVVLRNPPGAGMNASQQLGIASLPLDQTPQITDPGFDNIGADTNTNQVNITNTYSPFGTVTKTVGPHTFKVGASLRKNEFNSFNPATSPEGTIAFDGSITNHGASGNPNTGIADFLLGQIKTASYEQPQPPTGRRNYNFGIFLQDDWKVTPKLTLNLGVRYEYESSLTIATNIYSRIDPNTGQLLAAGLNGVSRSLNVTTPRADVSPRIGLAYSLDNKTVIRAAFGTFYGTIFQNLGGQLAYPGFDNTISYNNLGTAVAQPFTLSQGLPLAPPPNLQNPFAALVTSSASNPYSVAVSFNDQSHMPLVQQWNAGFERQLPLALTLEVNYVGNHALHLSYNLNENVVPLSAVPAVTQANTSLATQQASPFPNLKQFQTNNNIGASNYNGLQVSVHRQFNKQLAILSNYTYAKSEDDGSTIYNFSAPNGTANSQYAVDSPNRIKDFTVSNIDVKHVLNIAVVYTTPGPWWLRDWHISPVFVGHTGLPINITQTNEIPGSSQRPNGNPQLLKLSHHPLNGAAIQYFDSATDPNFPLTASGPVYNTIGGVRTPIVSTGFGNVSRDSNRAPGEIDFDASVAKDFPIYRRLKFQFRIDAFNVINHTNFTAPSGSLTVTEVGTTATFATSSGFGKITGTQPNRTMQASTRFFF